A DNA window from Rhizobium jaguaris contains the following coding sequences:
- a CDS encoding MFS transporter → MSDIAADVIDSQTVLEGPSRTAIALVTLALAVGSFGIGTGEFVIMGLLPEVADTFGVTTPEAGHVISAYALGVVVGAPVIAVLAAKMARRTLLLLMMAIFAAGNISSALAPTFESFAALRFITGLPHGAYFGVAALVAASMVPVHRRVRAVGQVMLGLTIATLIGTPIATFLGQLLNWRAAFMMVGGVGLVTMLLIALFLPKDRVEEGASIARELGALRRVQVWLTLGIAAVGFGGMFSIFSYVATTTTQVAGLGTGMVPVVLALFGIGMNVGNIVGSRLGDLSLKGTIGGMMVFNVVIMTLFSLTVANSVMLCLCVFLIGCGFAACPAVQTRLMDVAADAQTLAAASNHSAFNIANALGAWLGGLVISWGFTAASTGYVGAVLSVLGLIVFGISVALERDSRRA, encoded by the coding sequence GTGAGCGATATCGCCGCCGACGTCATTGATTCCCAAACCGTCCTCGAAGGGCCGTCGCGCACCGCGATCGCCCTTGTCACACTGGCGCTCGCGGTCGGCAGCTTCGGTATCGGCACCGGCGAATTCGTCATCATGGGCTTGTTGCCTGAGGTCGCCGATACTTTCGGTGTTACCACGCCAGAGGCAGGCCATGTCATCAGTGCCTATGCGCTCGGTGTTGTCGTCGGCGCCCCGGTCATCGCCGTTCTCGCTGCCAAGATGGCGCGGCGCACCCTGCTTTTGCTGATGATGGCAATCTTTGCAGCCGGCAATATTTCCAGTGCTCTCGCTCCGACCTTCGAAAGCTTCGCGGCTCTGCGTTTCATCACCGGCTTGCCGCACGGTGCCTATTTCGGCGTCGCAGCGCTTGTGGCCGCCTCAATGGTGCCTGTCCATCGCCGCGTGCGTGCGGTCGGACAGGTCATGCTTGGCCTCACCATAGCCACCCTGATCGGCACACCGATCGCCACCTTTCTCGGCCAGCTTCTGAACTGGCGGGCGGCTTTCATGATGGTCGGCGGCGTCGGCCTCGTGACCATGCTGCTCATTGCGCTGTTCCTGCCCAAGGATAGGGTCGAGGAAGGCGCGAGCATCGCCCGCGAACTGGGGGCGCTGCGCCGTGTCCAGGTCTGGCTGACGCTTGGCATTGCCGCGGTCGGCTTCGGCGGCATGTTCTCGATCTTCAGCTACGTTGCAACGACGACAACGCAGGTTGCCGGTTTGGGAACAGGCATGGTGCCGGTCGTGTTGGCGCTCTTCGGCATCGGCATGAATGTCGGCAATATTGTCGGCTCGCGTCTGGGTGACCTGTCGCTCAAGGGCACGATCGGCGGCATGATGGTCTTCAACGTCGTCATCATGACGCTGTTTTCGCTGACGGTTGCCAATTCTGTGATGCTTTGCCTCTGTGTGTTCCTGATCGGCTGCGGTTTTGCCGCCTGCCCTGCCGTGCAAACACGTCTGATGGATGTCGCGGCGGATGCACAGACGCTGGCTGCCGCCTCCAACCATTCGGCCTTCAACATCGCCAATGCGCTCGGCGCCTGGCTCGGCGGCCTGGTGATTTCCTGGGGCTTCACGGCGGCGTCGACGGGCTATGTCGGCGCGGTGCTTTCCGTCTTGGGCCTGATCGTTTTCGGGATATCAGTTGCTCTTGAGCGCGACAGCCGGCGCGCATGA
- a CDS encoding Lrp/AsnC family transcriptional regulator, translated as MPKLDKFDIAILNCLQEDARATNVEIAERVNLSPSPCLRRIRNLEKSGLLRGYRADIDRKEAGLGLTVFVELKVGHHSKENSEAQQAALLAIPEIVSCHLISGAADFLAEVVVEDLAAYEKVMSEKLLTLPGVSDLRSNFAIRSIKTNGVLKLPQPI; from the coding sequence ATGCCAAAACTGGATAAATTCGATATTGCCATCCTTAACTGCCTGCAGGAGGACGCGCGCGCCACCAATGTCGAGATCGCCGAGCGGGTGAACCTGTCGCCGTCACCCTGTTTGAGGCGCATTCGCAATCTGGAAAAATCGGGTCTGCTGCGCGGCTATCGCGCCGATATCGATCGCAAGGAGGCCGGTCTCGGGCTGACGGTTTTCGTCGAACTCAAGGTCGGCCATCATTCGAAAGAGAATTCCGAGGCGCAGCAGGCGGCATTGCTCGCGATCCCCGAGATCGTGTCCTGCCACCTGATTTCCGGAGCTGCGGATTTTCTGGCGGAAGTCGTCGTCGAGGACCTTGCCGCCTATGAGAAGGTGATGTCGGAAAAGCTTCTGACGCTGCCCGGCGTCTCCGACCTACGCTCGAATTTCGCAATCCGCAGCATCAAGACCAACGGCGTCTTGAAGCTGCCCCAGCCGATCTGA
- a CDS encoding electron transfer flavoprotein-ubiquinone oxidoreductase, with the protein MTDASELPERESMEFDVVIVGAGPAGLSAAIRLKQVNPDLTVVVLEKGAEVGAHILSGAVVDPIGIDRLLPGWREEEGHPFKTEVTDDHFLFLGPAGSVRLPNFMMPPLMSNHGNYIVSLGLVCRWLAEKAEALGVEIYPGFAATEVLYNDAGAVIGVATGDMGIEKNGEPGPNYTRGMALLGKYVLIGEGVRGSLAKQLIAKFDLQKGREPQKFGIGIKELWQVKPEHHKQGLVQHSFGWPLGMKTGGGSFLYHLEDNLVAVGFVIHLNYKNPYLYPFEEFQRFKTHPAIRGTFEGAKRLSYGARAITEGGWQSVPKLSFPGGALIGCSAGFVNVPRIKGSHNAVLSGMLAADKIAAAIASGRSNDEVVEIENEWRATDIGRDLKKVRNVKPLWSKFGTGLGIALGGFDMWMNTLFGFSLFGTLKHGKTDAQSLEPAAKHKPIAYPKPDGVLTFDRLSSVFLSNTNHEEDQPVHLQVKDMALQKSSEFDIYAGPSTRYCPAGVYEWVEKDGKETFVINAQNCVHCKTCDIKDPNQNINWVPPQGGEGPVYPNM; encoded by the coding sequence ATGACTGACGCCAGTGAGCTGCCTGAACGCGAGAGCATGGAATTCGACGTTGTGATTGTCGGCGCCGGACCGGCTGGCCTGTCGGCTGCGATCCGGCTGAAACAGGTCAATCCCGATCTCACCGTCGTTGTGCTCGAAAAGGGAGCGGAGGTCGGCGCCCATATCCTATCCGGCGCGGTCGTCGATCCGATCGGCATAGATCGCTTGCTGCCCGGCTGGCGCGAAGAGGAGGGGCATCCCTTCAAGACCGAGGTGACGGACGATCATTTCCTGTTCCTGGGACCCGCCGGCTCCGTCCGCCTGCCGAATTTCATGATGCCGCCGCTAATGAGCAATCACGGCAATTATATCGTCTCGCTTGGGCTTGTCTGTCGCTGGCTCGCCGAAAAGGCCGAGGCGCTCGGCGTTGAAATCTATCCCGGCTTTGCCGCAACCGAAGTGCTCTATAATGATGCCGGCGCCGTCATCGGCGTCGCCACCGGCGACATGGGCATCGAGAAGAACGGCGAGCCTGGTCCGAACTATACGCGCGGTATGGCGCTGCTCGGCAAATATGTGCTGATCGGCGAAGGCGTGCGCGGCTCGCTCGCCAAACAGCTGATTGCCAAGTTCGACCTGCAGAAGGGCCGCGAGCCGCAGAAATTCGGCATCGGCATCAAGGAACTCTGGCAGGTGAAGCCCGAGCACCACAAGCAGGGTCTCGTGCAGCATTCCTTCGGTTGGCCGCTCGGCATGAAAACAGGCGGTGGCTCTTTCCTCTATCATCTCGAGGACAATCTCGTCGCCGTCGGTTTCGTCATCCACCTCAACTACAAGAATCCCTATCTCTATCCCTTCGAAGAATTCCAGCGCTTCAAGACGCATCCGGCGATCCGCGGCACGTTCGAGGGGGCCAAGCGGCTCTCCTACGGCGCGCGCGCCATTACCGAGGGTGGCTGGCAGTCGGTGCCGAAGCTTTCTTTCCCCGGCGGCGCGCTGATCGGCTGTTCGGCCGGTTTCGTCAATGTGCCGCGCATCAAGGGTAGCCACAATGCGGTGCTCTCGGGCATGCTGGCGGCTGACAAGATTGCTGCGGCGATTGCATCCGGCCGCTCCAACGATGAAGTGGTCGAGATCGAGAATGAATGGCGTGCCACCGATATCGGCCGCGACCTGAAGAAGGTCCGCAACGTCAAGCCGCTCTGGTCGAAATTCGGCACCGGTCTCGGCATTGCGCTTGGCGGCTTCGACATGTGGATGAACACCTTGTTCGGCTTCTCCCTGTTCGGCACGCTGAAACACGGCAAGACCGATGCCCAATCTCTCGAACCGGCGGCCAAGCACAAGCCGATCGCCTACCCAAAGCCGGATGGCGTTCTGACCTTCGACCGCCTGTCCTCGGTGTTCCTGTCGAACACTAATCATGAGGAGGACCAGCCGGTCCATCTTCAGGTCAAGGACATGGCGCTGCAGAAGAGCTCGGAATTCGACATCTATGCCGGTCCGTCGACCCGCTACTGTCCGGCCGGTGTCTATGAATGGGTGGAAAAGGACGGCAAGGAAACTTTCGTCATCAACGCCCAGAACTGCGTCCACTGCAAGACCTGCGACATCAAGGACCCCAACCAGAACATCAACTGGGTGCCGCCGCAGGGCGGTGAGGGGCCGGTCTATCCGAACATGTGA
- a CDS encoding GNAT family N-acetyltransferase — MQRDAFTIRLARSTDLDFMAEIEIDAFVTLRQALGREDDGRTVPRDKLQRALDAKLLLVAADDLDHPFAFLAAAELDGAIYVVEIDVMQRWQRKGVGRRLMLTVIEAARTRGASGVTLTTDRYVPFNAPFYASLGFKVLDEHQMPAGLSEILKFEIDHGAGSERRVAMALWF; from the coding sequence ATGCAGCGAGACGCTTTCACCATTCGGCTTGCCCGTTCCACTGATCTGGATTTTATGGCGGAGATCGAGATCGACGCCTTCGTGACTCTCCGTCAGGCACTCGGCAGAGAGGATGACGGCAGGACCGTGCCGCGTGACAAGCTGCAGCGTGCGCTCGATGCGAAGCTGTTGCTCGTGGCGGCGGATGATTTGGATCACCCCTTCGCCTTCCTTGCCGCTGCCGAGCTTGATGGTGCGATCTATGTCGTGGAGATTGACGTCATGCAACGCTGGCAGCGCAAGGGTGTCGGGCGCCGCTTGATGCTGACCGTAATCGAAGCGGCGCGGACGCGCGGCGCATCGGGCGTCACCTTGACGACGGACCGCTATGTGCCGTTCAACGCGCCTTTTTACGCCTCGCTCGGGTTCAAAGTGCTGGATGAACATCAGATGCCGGCAGGACTGTCTGAGATTCTAAAATTCGAGATCGACCATGGCGCGGGTTCCGAAAGACGGGTGGCCATGGCACTGTGGTTCTGA
- the mgtE gene encoding magnesium transporter produces the protein MNINSFPMRAGSAARAFINNNRGLTIAERVESLNAIEASEAARILAKMPEERAIRILDRPELRNAPAILEVMTNADAARLLHGMSNDRVADILLELDDDARARLFATLEEPARVAIQGLMGYPPRTAGGIMTTEYVSVFASWTVAQTLDHVRQVERSRETVYAIYVLDDDTHALLHVVTLRRLITGEPDACILTVAQKGAPVTAPALMKQEDVARLIRRHDLLALPVVDENGLMLGIVTVDDVIDTMIADTTEAAQRFGGMEALGQPYMKIGFGGMIRKRAGWLAALFLGEMLTASAMQHFEGELEKAVVLTLFIPLIMSSGGNSGSQATSLIIRALALGELKLSDWWRVAFRELPTGIVLGSILGLVGFARVVLWQTIGLFDYGPHWQLVGVTVFAALIGIVTFGSLAGSMLPFILQKLRLDPASASAPFVATLVDVTGLVIYFSVALMILSGTLL, from the coding sequence ATGAATATCAACAGCTTCCCCATGCGGGCTGGCAGCGCCGCTCGTGCATTCATCAATAATAATCGCGGCCTTACCATTGCAGAACGCGTTGAGTCGCTGAACGCGATCGAGGCCAGCGAAGCCGCGCGCATCTTGGCCAAGATGCCGGAAGAACGCGCCATTCGCATTCTCGACCGGCCGGAGCTTCGTAACGCCCCTGCCATTCTTGAGGTCATGACCAATGCAGACGCCGCACGGCTGCTGCATGGCATGTCCAACGACCGCGTGGCCGACATTCTTCTCGAACTGGACGACGACGCCCGCGCGCGTCTGTTTGCCACCCTTGAGGAGCCTGCACGTGTCGCAATCCAGGGCTTGATGGGTTATCCGCCGCGCACGGCCGGCGGCATCATGACGACAGAGTACGTCAGCGTGTTCGCCAGTTGGACCGTCGCACAGACGCTCGACCACGTTCGCCAGGTCGAGCGCTCCCGCGAAACGGTCTATGCGATCTATGTGCTCGACGACGACACCCATGCGCTGCTGCATGTCGTGACGCTGCGCCGTCTCATCACCGGCGAGCCCGATGCCTGTATCCTGACGGTGGCGCAGAAGGGTGCACCGGTCACTGCGCCTGCGCTGATGAAGCAGGAGGATGTCGCCCGCCTGATCCGTCGCCACGACCTGCTCGCATTGCCGGTTGTCGACGAAAACGGCCTCATGCTCGGCATCGTCACGGTCGACGACGTCATCGATACCATGATCGCCGATACGACCGAGGCTGCACAGAGATTCGGCGGTATGGAGGCCCTCGGCCAGCCCTACATGAAAATCGGCTTCGGGGGCATGATCCGCAAGCGTGCCGGCTGGCTCGCTGCCCTCTTCCTCGGCGAGATGCTGACGGCAAGCGCCATGCAGCACTTCGAAGGCGAGCTGGAGAAGGCAGTCGTGCTGACGCTCTTCATCCCGCTGATCATGAGCTCGGGAGGCAATTCCGGCTCGCAGGCAACCTCGCTGATCATCCGGGCGCTGGCGCTCGGCGAGCTCAAGCTTTCCGATTGGTGGCGGGTCGCGTTCCGCGAATTGCCGACGGGTATTGTGCTCGGCTCGATCCTCGGTCTCGTCGGCTTTGCCCGCGTTGTGCTTTGGCAGACCATCGGCCTTTTCGACTATGGTCCGCATTGGCAACTGGTCGGCGTCACGGTCTTCGCCGCCTTGATCGGTATCGTCACCTTCGGCTCGCTGGCCGGCTCGATGCTGCCCTTCATTCTGCAAAAACTGCGCCTCGATCCAGCCAGCGCATCGGCCCCGTTCGTCGCAACGCTGGTCGACGTCACCGGGTTGGTGATCTATTTCTCGGTCGCGCTGATGATCCTCAGCGGCACTTTGCTTTGA
- a CDS encoding efflux RND transporter permease subunit — MIPSFCIQRPVATTLLAIGVVLAGLAGYRLIPVAAVPQVDFPTINVSAQLTGASPQTMATSVATPLIKQFETIPGISEISSTNSLGNTSIVLQFNLDRSIDAAAGDVQAAISTAQRKLPNNLTTPPSYRKTNPADAPVMLIAVQSDTLQRSKLDDIAENIIAPSISTLPGVAEVTVNGAQTYAVRIDVDPNKLLDRGIGIDTVNSAVVNANNQVPIGTLQDAAQSMTINADTQRVNADQFRTLVIANPNGNPIHLGDVADVQDSVQNQNIGSWYDGQRAIILAIQRQPDANTVDVVDAVNKTLPKLHAEMPASVKMTVMNDSAQPIREAISDVKFTLMLTIGLVVLVIYMFTGHVTATIIPGLAVPLSLISTFGMMYVLGYSVDNISLLGLTIAVGLVVDDAIVMLENILRHMEEGMPVRQAALKGAAEVSYTIISMSISLIAVFIPILLMGGVVGRIFNEFGMVVAIAIVSSAVVSLTVTPMLGSRLSSAHSHPPLPVRLFNKGFNWTEANYGKGVEWCLRHRYIVLGSFLASVALSAYLFLTLPASFFPQEDIGRLQISTRARQDISYPAMRDLQNQAAAAIKANPAVEHVMSVVGASARQTLNNGTIYAQLKDKKDREPLDQTLREMRAAVAKIPGIQVFINPQQSLRFGGRQTASQYQLIIQALNADLTNQWANKMLQEMRKDPRFTDVTTDAQYNALQANIVVDTEKAAAYGINNNLLRTTLEEAFSDYAAAQIQSTGDSYDVIIEYDANQPWDDQKLSRIHVTSSKGEQVPLSAFAHIVRNTGPVTINQTGQLVSTTVSFNLPAGEALGDATAQIDQIKKDINMPADVFTSYGGTAQIFQQSQGSTPYLILAAVLTIYVVLGVLYESFIHPLTILSGLPAAALGALLALKLFGFDLSIIALIGLLMLIGIVKKNAIMMIDVALETLRSTAGISPAEAIHEACIRRFRPIMMTTFCALLGALPIALGGGASSELRQPLGIAVVGGLVVSQILTLFITPVIFLQMNSLNDYLARFGNRKETHQHEEETPTAIAAE, encoded by the coding sequence ATGATCCCAAGCTTCTGTATCCAGCGACCGGTCGCCACCACGCTTCTTGCCATTGGCGTGGTTCTTGCCGGTCTCGCCGGCTACCGGCTCATCCCCGTCGCGGCGGTGCCGCAGGTGGACTTCCCGACGATCAACGTCTCGGCCCAGCTGACGGGTGCCTCACCGCAGACCATGGCCACCTCGGTCGCCACGCCACTGATCAAACAGTTCGAGACGATCCCCGGCATCAGCGAAATTTCCTCGACAAACTCGCTTGGCAATACCAGCATCGTGCTGCAGTTCAATCTCGACCGCAGCATCGACGCCGCCGCCGGTGACGTGCAAGCGGCGATCTCGACCGCACAGAGGAAACTGCCCAACAACCTGACCACGCCGCCGAGCTACAGGAAGACCAATCCGGCCGATGCGCCCGTCATGCTGATCGCCGTACAGAGCGACACTTTGCAACGCAGCAAACTCGACGATATTGCCGAGAACATCATCGCTCCGTCGATTTCGACCCTGCCGGGCGTCGCCGAAGTGACCGTAAACGGCGCGCAGACCTACGCGGTGCGTATCGACGTCGACCCCAACAAGCTTCTCGATCGCGGCATCGGTATCGACACGGTCAATTCAGCCGTTGTCAACGCCAACAACCAGGTCCCGATCGGCACGTTGCAAGACGCCGCGCAGAGCATGACGATCAATGCTGATACACAGCGCGTCAACGCCGACCAGTTTCGCACTCTTGTGATCGCCAATCCCAACGGCAATCCGATTCACCTCGGCGATGTCGCTGACGTCCAGGACAGCGTCCAAAACCAGAATATCGGCAGCTGGTACGATGGCCAGCGGGCGATCATCCTGGCGATTCAGCGCCAGCCCGACGCCAATACCGTCGACGTCGTCGATGCCGTCAACAAGACGCTGCCGAAGCTGCATGCTGAAATGCCGGCTTCCGTCAAAATGACTGTTATGAACGACTCGGCCCAGCCGATCCGCGAGGCTATTTCCGACGTCAAGTTCACCTTGATGCTGACCATCGGCCTCGTCGTTCTCGTCATCTACATGTTCACAGGCCACGTGACGGCAACGATCATCCCCGGTCTCGCCGTGCCTCTTTCGCTGATATCAACCTTCGGCATGATGTATGTGCTCGGCTATAGCGTCGATAACATCTCCCTGCTTGGATTGACGATCGCGGTCGGCCTCGTGGTGGACGACGCAATCGTCATGCTGGAGAACATTCTGCGGCACATGGAAGAAGGCATGCCCGTGCGGCAGGCAGCCCTCAAGGGCGCGGCCGAAGTCAGCTATACGATCATCTCCATGTCGATCTCGCTGATCGCCGTGTTCATCCCGATCCTGCTGATGGGCGGCGTCGTTGGCCGTATCTTCAACGAATTCGGCATGGTCGTGGCCATCGCCATTGTCTCGTCGGCCGTGGTCTCGCTCACGGTCACGCCGATGCTCGGCTCGCGCCTCTCCAGCGCCCACAGCCACCCTCCCCTGCCCGTTCGCCTGTTTAACAAGGGCTTCAACTGGACCGAAGCCAATTATGGCAAGGGCGTAGAATGGTGTCTTCGCCATCGCTACATCGTGCTTGGAAGCTTCCTTGCCTCGGTGGCGCTCTCAGCCTACCTCTTCCTGACGCTGCCGGCGAGCTTCTTCCCGCAGGAAGACATTGGCCGACTGCAGATTTCGACGCGCGCGCGCCAGGATATTTCCTATCCGGCCATGCGTGACCTGCAGAACCAGGCCGCTGCAGCCATCAAGGCGAACCCGGCCGTAGAGCACGTAATGTCGGTCGTCGGCGCCAGCGCCCGCCAGACACTCAACAACGGTACGATCTATGCCCAGCTGAAGGACAAGAAGGATCGCGAACCGCTCGACCAGACGCTGCGCGAAATGCGCGCCGCAGTCGCCAAGATCCCAGGCATTCAGGTCTTCATCAACCCGCAGCAAAGCCTTCGCTTCGGCGGACGCCAGACCGCTAGCCAGTATCAGCTCATCATCCAGGCCCTCAACGCCGATCTGACGAACCAGTGGGCCAACAAGATGCTGCAGGAGATGCGCAAGGATCCGCGCTTCACCGACGTGACCACCGACGCGCAATACAACGCTTTGCAGGCCAATATCGTCGTCGACACAGAGAAGGCCGCCGCCTACGGCATCAACAACAACCTGCTGCGCACGACGCTTGAAGAGGCCTTCAGCGACTACGCCGCCGCCCAGATCCAGTCGACCGGCGACAGCTATGACGTGATCATCGAATATGATGCGAACCAGCCCTGGGACGACCAGAAGCTGTCGCGCATTCATGTGACGTCTTCGAAGGGCGAGCAGGTTCCATTGTCGGCCTTCGCGCACATCGTGCGCAATACCGGCCCGGTGACCATCAACCAGACCGGTCAGCTCGTTTCGACCACCGTGTCCTTCAACCTGCCGGCCGGCGAAGCGCTCGGCGACGCTACCGCTCAGATCGACCAGATCAAGAAGGACATCAATATGCCGGCGGACGTTTTCACGTCCTACGGCGGTACTGCTCAGATCTTCCAGCAGTCGCAGGGCAGCACGCCTTACCTGATCCTTGCCGCCGTCCTGACGATCTATGTGGTCCTCGGCGTTCTCTACGAGAGCTTCATCCATCCGCTGACCATTCTCTCGGGCTTGCCGGCTGCCGCTCTCGGCGCCCTGCTCGCCTTGAAGCTCTTCGGCTTCGACCTGTCGATCATCGCGCTCATCGGCTTGCTGATGCTGATCGGTATCGTCAAGAAAAACGCGATCATGATGATCGACGTGGCGCTGGAAACGCTTCGATCGACCGCCGGCATATCGCCGGCGGAGGCGATCCACGAAGCTTGCATTCGCCGTTTCCGTCCGATCATGATGACGACCTTCTGCGCCCTGCTCGGCGCGCTGCCGATTGCCCTCGGTGGCGGTGCCAGCTCGGAGCTGCGCCAGCCGCTCGGCATTGCCGTCGTCGGCGGTCTGGTCGTCTCACAGATCCTGACGCTGTTCATCACGCCGGTCATCTTCCTTCAGATGAATTCCTTGAACGATTACCTGGCTCGCTTCGGCAATCGCAAAGAGACGCACCAGCACGAAGAAGAAACGCCGACCGCCATTGCGGCCGAATAA
- a CDS encoding winged helix-turn-helix transcriptional regulator — protein MENTVPHIGRSRSEEAKSQVAPMVNAIMSQVFFYWAAKACALQQSLLQKCQKQFGRGHVPRVDYALTPLGASLEPIIKAIAVWGEENVFCDSGKQEVRPLPASCAPAVALKSN, from the coding sequence ATGGAAAACACTGTTCCCCACATCGGGAGAAGTCGCTCCGAAGAGGCGAAAAGTCAAGTGGCGCCGATGGTTAATGCCATAATGTCGCAGGTATTTTTTTATTGGGCGGCTAAGGCTTGTGCGTTGCAGCAATCATTGTTGCAAAAATGTCAAAAACAGTTTGGCCGGGGGCATGTGCCGCGCGTCGATTATGCGCTGACGCCGCTCGGCGCCAGCCTTGAGCCGATCATCAAAGCGATAGCCGTCTGGGGTGAGGAAAACGTCTTCTGCGATAGTGGCAAGCAAGAAGTGCGGCCTCTGCCGGCGTCATGCGCGCCGGCTGTCGCGCTCAAGAGCAACTGA
- a CDS encoding SDR family oxidoreductase, whose amino-acid sequence MDLGIKGKRALVLASSKGLGHGIAVALAREGVNVLLCGRSGERLQSNCKAINAEGKGQADWIWADLNDENFVEVVGKAVADKLGGLDILVNNTGGPIPGTSEDMTADRLETYFLSMVARIITLTNALLPGLKAQGWGRILTVASSGVIEPIPNLALSNTLRPALAGWSKTLATEVAAHGITVNMLLPGSIATDRLAELDNAAAKRSGKSLEEIHAERQQRIPAGRYGRVEEFAATAAFLCSESASYVTGSMIRCDGGAARSL is encoded by the coding sequence ATGGATCTCGGCATCAAAGGAAAGCGGGCGCTGGTTTTGGCTTCGTCCAAGGGGCTTGGCCATGGCATAGCGGTGGCGCTGGCGCGTGAGGGTGTAAATGTCCTGCTTTGCGGTCGCAGCGGCGAGAGGCTCCAGAGCAATTGCAAGGCCATCAATGCCGAAGGAAAAGGCCAGGCCGATTGGATCTGGGCAGATCTCAACGACGAGAATTTCGTCGAGGTCGTCGGCAAGGCGGTAGCCGACAAACTCGGCGGACTCGACATTCTCGTCAACAATACCGGCGGGCCGATACCAGGAACATCAGAGGACATGACCGCCGACCGGCTGGAAACCTATTTCCTGTCGATGGTGGCGCGGATCATAACGCTAACCAATGCGTTGCTGCCCGGCCTGAAGGCGCAGGGCTGGGGACGCATCCTGACCGTCGCTTCCTCCGGCGTCATCGAACCGATCCCCAATCTGGCGCTCTCCAACACGCTGCGCCCCGCGCTTGCCGGCTGGAGCAAGACGCTAGCGACCGAGGTCGCGGCCCATGGCATCACCGTGAATATGCTTCTGCCGGGCAGCATCGCTACCGACCGATTGGCCGAACTTGACAACGCGGCAGCCAAACGCAGTGGCAAGAGCCTGGAGGAAATTCATGCCGAGCGTCAGCAGCGCATTCCCGCCGGTCGCTATGGCCGCGTCGAAGAGTTCGCGGCGACAGCCGCCTTTCTCTGCAGCGAATCCGCGAGCTATGTCACCGGCTCCATGATCCGCTGCGACGGCGGCGCGGCACGTTCGCTCTGA
- a CDS encoding DMT family transporter, whose translation MTALTLSSRKTTPAAVGYAGAIVTVLIWANWILATRHTAETQMGTVDLGLIRYGIPALVLSPVWLRTGLLPKGVPLKLLALMVCGSGALFFQLTTFAIHFTPAASAGILLGGSMPLATALLGVLLFRERPDITRWLGLGGIVAGVIILLVRSLSGTEISWASFTLLPLGALLWAGYTHAFRRSGLNAIQSSAIIAIWSFLIHVGLAFIFGSSLASIPLPEIGLQVVSQGLLSGLAATLAYGLAVQALGGTQAAAFTAITPVLATFGGALLLGESIGAAEIAAAVVTGMGVALSTGVLSRK comes from the coding sequence ATGACTGCTTTGACCCTCTCCTCCCGCAAGACAACGCCTGCTGCAGTCGGTTATGCCGGCGCCATCGTTACGGTGCTGATCTGGGCCAACTGGATTCTTGCCACCCGCCACACCGCAGAAACGCAGATGGGCACGGTCGACCTCGGCCTGATCCGCTACGGCATTCCGGCGCTGGTGCTTTCGCCCGTCTGGCTGCGCACCGGGCTGTTGCCGAAAGGTGTGCCGCTGAAGCTTTTGGCGCTGATGGTCTGCGGCTCAGGCGCGCTCTTCTTTCAATTGACTACCTTCGCCATCCATTTCACACCCGCCGCATCAGCCGGCATCCTGCTCGGTGGCTCAATGCCGCTGGCAACGGCGCTGCTCGGCGTGCTGCTGTTTCGCGAGCGACCCGACATCACCCGCTGGCTCGGCCTCGGGGGCATCGTCGCCGGCGTCATCATCCTTTTGGTGCGTAGCCTGTCCGGCACGGAGATTTCATGGGCCAGCTTCACGCTGTTGCCGCTCGGCGCCCTCCTCTGGGCCGGTTACACCCACGCTTTTCGTCGCTCCGGCCTGAACGCCATCCAATCAAGCGCCATCATCGCCATCTGGTCGTTCCTCATCCACGTCGGCCTGGCCTTCATCTTCGGCAGTTCGCTCGCCTCCATCCCACTGCCGGAAATCGGCCTGCAGGTTGTCAGCCAAGGCCTGCTTTCCGGCCTCGCCGCCACGCTCGCCTATGGTCTCGCCGTTCAGGCCCTCGGCGGCACGCAAGCCGCGGCCTTCACTGCCATCACACCCGTCCTCGCCACCTTCGGCGGCGCATTGCTGCTTGGCGAATCGATCGGCGCCGCTGAAATTGCAGCCGCTGTTGTCACCGGAATGGGCGTTGCGCTTTCGACGGGGGTACTGTCGCGGAAATAA